The genomic DNA GAACACGATTATCTTTTGCTAGTCTACTCATCCTGCCTTCCATTTAGTAGAAGCAAAATGAAATAAATACGAATAGAAGAGTGAATGAAATAAGAAGGCTAGGAAAAACAAGTCATGCTAGGTTGAAATGCCGTCTTATCATAAATGGACCTCATTCACTTGCTTTTGCTGAAAAATAGGCATAGCTAATATGACAGAAATATAGCAGCTTGAAATATGTTGTGGCCTAGTGACTCAATAATTGTGTAGGGTAAAAAAAACTTGAAATGTTAAGTATCTGATTTAGTTCATGTTAGGTCTTCTGTTGTAACTGAACCAAATGCAAACAAAAAAGGATTAATAATCTAAAGTCTCAGAGCAGCATAAAGTTATTGAACAAATAAAGTACAAGAAAGTTCAAGTGAGGAGGCTGTGTTCAGGATATGACCTCAGTTTACAAGTATATTAGTTAGTATAGGTGAGAGCAATTTGGTATAACTTTAATTAACAATAAAACTGAAAGAAAATGTATGCACAATGCTCAATAACGActaatagattttaaaattagaaGAATTAGATCCATTAGAATCGAAGGTGGGAAAAAAAATAGTCTTtgtgataaaaataatttaattgatttgaataGCAGTGATATAGTGTTGCGTAAAGTTTAATGAAGGGATAAGATTGAAGGAGTTGACTTCATTTAGTTGGTACAAACACAACTTACTAACGATGATAATGATTAGGTGTCTGCAAAAGTGGCTTGTTTTCGGAGTTTACTCGGAGTAGGGTCCAGATTTTGTATTAGATATTGCTTATCTTGTTGCATAATTATTCCTTTTTTTCCCTTCTTTTCTTCAGATTCTCTTATTTATTTCTCTCCTGCAAGAACATGTGTCTACTTATGTAGCGTCCTACATAAGTACATACCCATACTGATTGTTTCTGAATCTTAATAATGCTGCCTACTTGCCATTGCCATCGTAGCTGTTCTTTCATTACTTGTTTCGTCGTTCATAGATACCTTTGATGTTCAGGTTCGCTACCAGATCAGGAAGAGACTTGCTGAGCAACGACCACGCGTACGTGGCCAATTTGTCCGACAATCCACTCATCAACAAACTGGCCAAGATGCCGTTAGATAACCCATCTAATATATGTAGTTGTTAACATGTTGGCATTTGCATTTTCTCGTTTGGGAACAATTAATTTTAAGGATATCTGTGAGAAAACTGGATAAGAAAACTGTGTTGTACCACTTAGTTCATCAATTTCCTGGATGCTTTTGCTATAAATTACAAGACTACATGCATCTCATTTTCCCTTTAGGATTGTGACTCTTGTTGTCGATGTTTCTAGCAGTGGTTTGCTGTCTCAAAATTTGCAACTTTGCAGTCAATAAGAACAAATTAGAATGCGCAAATCGTGTGCATGCCTCCTTATGTAAATTAGAATGGAAGTGAGGTTTTGATGAAGATTGTCTTCATGCTAGTTCTAGATCGATAAATTTGTTTGGCATCGTTTTGTTATTATGATATAGTTAAGGAGATGGAGTTCATTTTTGAATGGTTTCCAATCATTATCAGTCGACATTCACATCATTAGTATAAACATGCCCATACTCTCCCTTTCCGTCCTCCTCCCCCCCAAAGTAATCATCTCTCACATTCAAAGTCAGCATCTGGCAAACCACCCACAAGAGGGCGGCATCAAGGGCAAGAAAAGCACTGCCACCAAACATCCCGGTCTTCGCCGTAGGACACTGCGTCGTGAGATCATAGTGAACGTTGCGCGATCGATGCAGGCCTTCCGTCACAATAGTCCACACCAAGAATGCTATGGCCCAAGCCGACACAATCCTGATCAAAAACGACCGTTAAATTCGCATCGCATTCAAATTCCTAACCACCCGAGATCATAATTGAATAACTTACTCCGCGACATAGAAGAAAATGGACAAGGTTTTGTAGCCAAACAAGACGCTAGTCGAAACTGGCTTCCCTTTGTATGGGAAGAATATGCCAACATGGCCTAATATGACCGAAAGAACGAGGGCAATCGTCGACAAAGACCCGAGTAGTATCGACGGATCACTCGGGAATTTGCATATCACGACGTCCCTCCCTTGAATTGGAGTGCCAAAAGGAGGCTGTAGAAGTGACGATACGATCATCTGAAATGgtaaaaacaaactaacaaaaagAAATCATTGtaatgcaagaaaaaaaaaaacctttttattCTCAGCAACAACAGCCAGAAGGAAGGATAAGAACCCCAGCAGGAACACAGAGAGTCCAATCATTTTGCTTTGCTCCATGGCCATTGCTGTCGGTGAGCTTTTGGATCAAATCCAGCTTCACAGCTGAatcttttttttatcaaaaaaaaaaaaaaaaaaaaaggaaaagaagaatataataataatatgaattaaatagatcttGATGAAGAACAAAAATTTAATGGAGTGGTGATTAATTTAATACCTGAGAGAGGTCTGGGAATTGATCATCTTGTGCTGTTGGTGAATGAGGTGTATAAATAAGGAGTTTGGGGGAGGTCCAATAAAATGCGTAGAAAATAAGAGAAGATTTAGGGGCGGTGTGAAAGAGGTTAAAAATAGTGTGCCATGTCGGGTTTGACAGCGAAATAGGATAAAAATAGGATTGTaataaaaattagggttatgaatggaTCAAATCTTCATAAGTAGGCTTACTTGATGTTCCTTTTATAAGAGATTGTTTAATATAGTAAATTaagtaaataagtttaaataatttattaaatcaaATGAATATATGTTCAATTTATTAATGTGATATTGTGAATT from Zingiber officinale cultivar Zhangliang chromosome 4A, Zo_v1.1, whole genome shotgun sequence includes the following:
- the LOC121972842 gene encoding uncharacterized protein LOC121972842 produces the protein MAMEQSKMIGLSVFLLGFLSFLLAVVAENKKPPFGTPIQGRDVVICKFPSDPSILLGSLSTIALVLSVILGHVGIFFPYKGKPVSTSVLFGYKTLSIFFYVAEIVSAWAIAFLVWTIVTEGLHRSRNVHYDLTTQCPTAKTGMFGGSAFLALDAALLWVVCQMLTLNVRDDYFGGEEDGKGEYGHVYTNDVNVD